The Naumovozyma castellii chromosome 5, complete genome genomic interval TTTCTTCCCCTCTTGCTCtagttcttcttcctcatcatccCAATCACTATACTCATTATCCTCTGTGGGTGTTATTTTCTCAGTATAAAATGATTTCTCATCATGGGGCAACTTGATCCCGTCTTGCTCTAAATACTGTATAAATGAATCAGGTAATGAAGGTATAATAACACATTTGGGAGTgtatttcttaaatttggGATGCCAGTGTGAAAATGTACAATTTTCAACTTGAGCTTTGGTCACTGGAATGTCCACTAGAGTAGTATACTTCTCCTCCTCTTGTTGATCTTGTTCTAATACCATCTATGTTATCTTCTTGGTTCGCTGTCTTGTTGGTgttatttcttcttgtccCATTTCATCTCATCTCTATTTAACTAATATAGCTTtttctgaaaaattctgGAAAAAATGTGTCGATTTCGCCTAGTCAATGATGGTGACTAATATTATCCTCACGTGTTTGTCAAATGTACCATTCActaaaaattcaatatgaGAGTGTTGGATGGGGATTTGTGGTTATATGGGGATGTGGTTAGATTTTGTTATAAAcggaaaatgaatttaacGTAGGTTTATAACACTCAATAGCCAATAAGCAGTTTTACAGGAAGAAGTTAGGATGTTTAAGGTTGTTTCATAGCTACCGGTACCCACTTACCTTTCTAGGATTTTTGGTTTCCATGGAGTTGGTACTTCGAAGCAGTCCCattataataaattctCCAGGGAAAATATCTGAAAGAATTGATATTCTACTatgaagataaaaaaaaataattgaaatgaGGAATCAGAaacatatttattatcCGTTCAAGTAGATGTTCGATGGCTATCGAAACAGACAATATTTATATGATGTGGATTCGAGACACAACGAAGCTTTTATTGTAGCTTGTTAAAATCAAATCGAGATTTCGCGTTCTCGGAGTTTTGAACGTTGAACGACAGAGAACATAAACACAATCACAACTTTCTATTATCTCATGAGAATCGATGGTAAGGTACTCTCACCAAGCAAAATGGCATATATTGCattcaaatctttgaatgaatgaaacTAAAGGATATTAAATTATGTAACCCCTAGATGTTTATATGTCTTAATCCTTTAATAAGACTGCAGTTTTAAGGAGAAGGTTTAATCATTAATCAAAGAGGGGATTCAGTGATTTGAGAgatctaataatattattctaTATACTGATGGCTGTATAATTATATTCTAAGATAATATCAAAACTAGACCGAATGATTAAGGTCGCTGTTGAGTTAAAGTTCCTTGTCGTCATCTTTTGACACAGCTGTAGCCAGATCATTTCCCGTCTATTATTCACTTCAAACAGCGTTAGGCAAACTATTGTGGATTCAGGGTTTCCAAATAAATGTATCCTACATGCTTTTTTTAAAGCATACCTCAAGGTCTCCTTCAAAAAAGTATTACCCTCCGCCTTCATCTGAGCTGATTGATATTACATGGTAACCAGAAGATTTATTGCTTAGATGTAATTTGACAATGGCCTCCAAAGTTTCTCTCCATGGATCTTTATGTCGGTCGGATACTCACGCTTGATTGGAAGTATCCTCATAAATTCgaaaatttgaagtttATGGGCAATTGTTGCATCATTAAAGCTGAAATTTCAACTAAATAAACCATCGATAGCATCataattgatttttttggaaaatgttgCTTTTTGTAACATGTTCTTAACACTATCAGCAGTCGTAAAAtcaccattttcttcagcAGCCTTCAATGCAGCTTGCAAACCAGTTCTGTCTGTCAATTGAGCCAGTACACCGGTAGCATTGGAAGTAGTGATCTCAGTCTTGGGTTTCTTACGTCTTCCTCCACCTCCACCGCGTCTCTTCTTATTGGCTGTATTACCTGTGACCATAtctgcttcttctttcaatctCTTACTTTCTTGTTCCAATAAGTACTCTCCATTTATACCTAACCATATTCtttcctttaattttgaaGCCTCTTCGTCTAATAATTGAGcttctaattcttcatcatctacGTCTTCTAAATTTTCAGGATCATCAATTACTTTcgataataatgattctGTCGTTGGCAACAAATGTAAATTTCTTGGTCTATAAGGATCCTTCTCCAATGAATATCCATCGATGGCATCTTGAAAATGTTTCCCTCTTAGAGTATCAGCCGATTCAGAATCAGAGTTGGAATTGGAGTCATGATCCGAACCTTCACTATTGTTATCGTTAACAGTAGATGCCTCCTCTTTATCAGATGACACTGATGATTTAGATGTAGCTCCAAGAACATCAATGTTATCAATACCATGAGTGgatttaattctttgaacAACACGTTCTCTTCtcttggaaaattcttttaaataaaataacaCTTCCTTGGATGATAAAGTTTGCTCCCCCAAGACCTGAGACAAGATTGGATTCTTGTTAATGGCATCTTCGCTTGTTTCCAGTAACTCATCCTTTTCTAAAGCTGAtttaatcttcttctcttgcaATCTATTGTTCTTGAATGACGGAGGAACAGCGTCCATATCATTGGTATCTGTTTCAGTATTCCTAAACTCATGAATGGATAACTTCCCAGCTTTGGTATTCTTGAATTCGTTTAATCTTTGTTGTAAAGTATCCTCTGCTACATGAGATACGGCAACAATTTCAGAATGAGTTCTTCTTAAGTTATTCATCCTACATGCTAACAAAATACATGCACCGGCAATCCCCGCGGGTCTTCTCCCTTCAAACATCCAATCATGAGACATTCTTTGAGCTAATTTTACAGCATCTTTGACCACCTTAATCTTCTTGTCACCTAATTCTAACTTTTCAGCAAAATGTTGAATAAAGATGGATGGATCTGCCAATGGCAATTCAGTAATATGTAACCTTTtcaccattttcaaaaaagtaGCTCCAATGGAATACACACTAACTTGTAATCTCGAGGAGAAATCAATCAACATATGATGAGTCTTTTCCTTCCTACACGCGACATAAAGACATGACGCAATAACATTCTGTGATCTTCTCCCTtgaacaaaattattagcCAGAGCCAACTTATACCATTGGAAGGCGGCATCTGTAATATATTCAGGTATATTCAATGCATGAGACACGGCTCTTAACTTTCTTCTAGCGTTATTCAGAGTATTTTCACGCGATTCTAACGCTGAAGACCCACCGTGAGACATGAATCCCGCGTGCGATTGTCCTGCACCGATGAAGGACCCCTGGACCATTGCTGCACCAGCACTGGTTTCACCAAAGGTGACTTCGGAGACTATGGGGTTGTCCTCGGAGACCACACCACATGACAGACACACTAGATCGTTGTTTGCGTTGCTGAGATCTCTTGTAAAGTCCGTACCCTTACAGTTCTTACAGATAGGCATTATACTTCTGTTTGGCTTGATGTGGTTCTTGAAGTTAAGTCGATGGTTTTCCGttgttgatatttttgaattaacatttgaaattgaaattgaaatttctttgaaaaacatACCCGACGGAAGCCGACGGGAAAATAATTCGTCATATTTAAAAGAGGGACaatgaaatgaaatatataatattgGTTGTAACATGAACATTAGATTAGATTGAATACCATTTTGATTCAGTTGTAAAGTATTAaacagaaaagaaatatgtCAGTGGCATTATGGTTTTGTCCGGCACCCGGGACCCCAGCATACGAAACACTCACCTTGTTGATCCAATCACTCCAGACACTGTTCCCTGATTCACCTGTATTTGAACCACATGTTACTGTAGTGACTAATTTGAGTGCACCCAATACAGATGAGGTTAATAAGATATTGATGTCGTGTGTGGCAGCCATGAATTCCATTAAGAGTTCGCTAATTGATGATGGGACACCCCTGATTACTTTTCAGAAGTGTTCCATTGGACGCACattcttcaagaagattatATTAGAATGTCAATTAAATAGTTATTTGATAAGTATTGCACAAATAATGAGAGAAATGTTTGTGGAATCGGATCAAGATGATTCCATAAGAAGAGAAAAGGCATCGAATTGGGTTCGCGATGAATTCAAGCCTCATGTCTCATTACTATATTCTGAGATATCACGTATAAGCCCGGCGTTCAGTAAGACTATAGAGCAAAGGATAGAGGACACACTGGATGTAAGGATGACTTTAGTGGATGGTTCATTAAATCCTAAATGGGAATTTGATAGAATTCCAGCTAATATTTCATGGGGAATACCGGGTGTTTTCAAAGTTGTTCGTTGTGAGGGGCCTATTGAAGAATGGGAAGTGTTAGGAGCTACTACTATTTAATTTAGCTGCATTTAGTTAATAAGTAAATAAGGGTTTCCTTTATATTCAGTTTTAGTTGCATCTCATTGgttatttcaatttccacttactatttttttttggcaTTATTAATGGAGGATTTTAAGGGTGGCACTATCAACTATTCTTCTTATACTCCTCCACTAAGTCAACCAAATACAAGAATACAATAAGATGGACACTCCATTCAACATTAGTCAACTGGGAGAAGAAATTCTCAAATTACAAAAGCAAATCTTGGAtacaaatgataaatttacCGTTGGAATATCGGGTTCCATGGTTATCGATCAGTTGTCGCAAATACTACTTGAACCATCTATATGTAAGCAGATCCAATGGAGCCAATGGGAAATTTTTATTGTGCAGGAAAAATTGGTTCCCTTCCATGATCCCAGAAGTCAATACGGAATGTTTAAAGGTTTGATTTTGGATCCCTTAGTTCATGAGGGaaatcatttaaatttggGACCCACAGTCTTTGCCTTCAATGAATCATTGATTGGAAGAGATGAGGGGAAGATTATTAATGAGTTGAACAGTCTTCTGCCCgaacatttgaatttattgataatgGACATGGATGATGAGAGAGATTCGAAATTACAGGAATATGATAATCATGAGCTAGAAACAAAATTGCTATTGTTGAAACAGGGAGGTACACATGAGATGTTGGCTGGTGGATT includes:
- the BRF1 gene encoding transcription factor TFIIIB subunit BRF1 (ancestral locus Anc_5.80), producing the protein MFMLQPILYISFHCPSFKYDELFSRRLPSGMFFKEISISISNVNSKISTTENHRLNFKNHIKPNRSIMPICKNCKGTDFTRDLSNANNDLVCLSCGVVSEDNPIVSEVTFGETSAGAAMVQGSFIGAGQSHAGFMSHGGSSALESRENTLNNARRKLRAVSHALNIPEYITDAAFQWYKLALANNFVQGRRSQNVIASCLYVACRKEKTHHMLIDFSSRLQVSVYSIGATFLKMVKRLHITELPLADPSIFIQHFAEKLELGDKKIKVVKDAVKLAQRMSHDWMFEGRRPAGIAGACILLACRMNNLRRTHSEIVAVSHVAEDTLQQRLNEFKNTKAGKLSIHEFRNTETDTNDMDAVPPSFKNNRLQEKKIKSALEKDELLETSEDAINKNPILSQVLGEQTLSSKEVLFYLKEFSKRRERVVQRIKSTHGIDNIDVLGATSKSSVSSDKEEASTVNDNNSEGSDHDSNSNSDSESADTLRGKHFQDAIDGYSLEKDPYRPRNLHLLPTTESLLSKVIDDPENLEDVDDEELEAQLLDEEASKLKERIWLGINGEYLLEQESKRLKEEADMVTGNTANKKRRGGGGGRRKKPKTEITTSNATGVLAQLTDRTGLQAALKAAEENGDFTTADSVKNMLQKATFSKKINYDAIDGLFS
- the CPD1 gene encoding 2',3'-cyclic-nucleotide 3'-phosphodiesterase (ancestral locus Anc_5.79), which gives rise to MSVALWFCPAPGTPAYETLTLLIQSLQTLFPDSPVFEPHVTVVTNLSAPNTDEVNKILMSCVAAMNSIKSSLIDDGTPLITFQKCSIGRTFFKKIILECQLNSYLISIAQIMREMFVESDQDDSIRREKASNWVRDEFKPHVSLLYSEISRISPAFSKTIEQRIEDTLDVRMTLVDGSLNPKWEFDRIPANISWGIPGVFKVVRCEGPIEEWEVLGATTI
- the SOL4 gene encoding 6-phosphogluconolactonase SOL4 (ancestral locus Anc_5.78); this encodes MDTPFNISQLGEEILKLQKQILDTNDKFTVGISGSMVIDQLSQILLEPSICKQIQWSQWEIFIVQEKLVPFHDPRSQYGMFKGLILDPLVHEGNHLNLGPTVFAFNESLIGRDEGKIINELNSLLPEHLNLLIMDMDDERDSKLQEYDNHELETKLLLLKQGGTHEMLAGGLLVKNAENVFTVEMRTDGTNIQGMGGKNKWAYRQFTDKNSHFIGVSG